Proteins from a single region of Primulina tabacum isolate GXHZ01 chromosome 5, ASM2559414v2, whole genome shotgun sequence:
- the LOC142545337 gene encoding putative copper-transporting ATPase HMA5, giving the protein MAAKFLSFACIRKESGDLSPRPRYPSMPRYPKGVIVSSDEEKSMQGSEAKALFSVVGMTCSACAGSVEKAVKRLPGIKEAAVDVLNNRAQVMFYPAFVNEETIRETIDDVGFEATLINDEINEKSSQVCRVRIKGMTCTSCSSTVESALQALPGVQRAQVALATEEAEVHYDSKILTCSQILEAVENTGFEALLVSTGVDRCKIHLQIDGVRTESSMRIIGNSIQALPGVQDANYDPELKKISVSYQSDLTGPRNFIEIIESAGSGRYKATIFPEGGGRDTHREEEIKKYRRSFLWSLVFTVPVFLLSMIFMYIPGIKHGLDTKIVNMLSIGEILRWILSTPVQFVIGRRFYIGSYKALRHGSANMDVLIALGTNAAYFYSVYSVLRAATSPSFESTDFFETSSMLISFILLGKYLEVLAKGKTSEAIEKLMDLTPETATLLTLGSEGNVLNEEEIDSRLIQKNDVMKIIPGAKVACDGFVIWGQSHVNESMITGESGPVAKRKGDMVIGGTLNTNGVLHIKATKVGSESALAQIVRLVESAQMAKAPVQKFADRISKYFVPLVIILSFSTWLAWFLSGKLNGYPKSWIPSSMDSFQLALQFGISVMVIACPCALGLATPTAVMVGTGVGASQGVLIKGGQALESTHKVNYIVFDKTGTLTVGKPVVVNTKLLKHMVLWDFYELVAAAEVNSEHPLAKAIVEYAKKFKQDEENPVWPEALNFESITGHGVKAVVRNKEVIVGNKSMMVDHQVHISLDAEEILAETEGLAQTGILVSIDKELVGILAISDPLKPGARDVISILKSMKVRSIVVTGDNWGTAKAIAKEVGIDTVIAEAKPEHKTEKVKELQASGNVVAMVGDGINDSPALIAADVGMAIGAGTDIAVEAADIVLMKSNLEDVVTAIHLSRKTFFRIRLNYLWALGYNVLGIPIAAGALFPLTRFRLPPWIAGAAMAASSVSVVCSSLLLKNYKRPKVLDTLEIRGITVA; this is encoded by the exons ATGGCGGCGAAATTTCTCTCGTTTGCATGCATAAGAAAGGAGAGTGGGGATTTATCCCCACGTCCACGCTATCCTTCAATGCCCAGGTATCCCAAAGGGGTCATCGTATCATCGGACGAAGAAAAATCCATGCAAGGGTCAGAAGCCAAGGCCCTTTTCTCCGTCGTAGGAATGACGTGCTCAGCCTGCGCTGGATCGGTGGAGAAGGCCGTCAAACGCCTCCCCGGAATCAAGGAGGCGGCGGTTGATGTCTTGAACAATCGCGCTCAAGTCATGTTTTACCCGGCTTTTGTTAAT GAGGAAACCATCCGTGAGACGATCGATGATGTTGGATTTGAAGCCACATTGATTAATGATGAAATAAATGAGAAATCTTCTCAAGTATGCCGAGTTCGCATAAAAGGAATGACTTGCACTTCTTGTTCCTCAACTGTTGAATCTGCTTTGCAAGCTTTACCAGGTGTACAAAGAGCACAGGTAGCATTAGCAACTGAGGAGGCTGAAGTCCATTACGATTCAAAGATCTTGACCTGTAGTCAGATCTTGGAAGCTGTAGAAAATACTGGATTTGAGGCCTTGCTCGTTAGTACTGGTGTAGATAGGTGCAAAATACATCTGCAAATTGATGGAGTGCGCACAGAAAGTTCCATGAGAATAATTGGGAATTCTATTCAAGCACTTCCAGGGGTTCAAGATGCGAACTATGATCCAGAGCTGAAAAAAATATCGGTATCTTACCAATCGGATTTGACCGGACCTAGAAATTTCATTGAAATTATAGAGTCGGCTGGATCTGGACGTTACAAGGCAACAATATTTCCTGAAGGAGGGGGGAGAGATACTCATCGGGAAGAGGAAATCAAGAAATACCGCAGATCTTTTCTTTGGAGTCTGGTTTTCACGGTTCCTGTTTTTTTACTGTCTATGATTTTCATGTATATCCCTGGTATCAAACATGGGCTGGACACCAAGATAGTTAACATGCTTAGCATTGGGGAGATTTTAAGGTGGATTCTGTCAACTCCAGTTCAGTTTGTCATTGGTCGTCGATTCTATATTGGTTCTTACAAAGCTTTACGTCATGGCTCAGCAAACATGGATGTCTTAATAGCACTTGGAACAAATGCTGCCTATTTTTATTCAGTCTATTCTGTGTTAAGAGCTGCTACTTCTCCGAGTTTTGAGTCGACTGATTTTTTTGAGACCAGCTCAATGCTTATTTCCTTCATACTTCTTGGGAAGTATTTGGAAGTTTTGGCCAAGGGCAAGACATCTGAAGCCATAGAGAAGCTCATGGACTTGACTCCTGAAACAGCAACCCTTTTAACCTTAGGCAGTGAAGGAAATGTGTTGAATGAGGAAGAAATAGACAGTCGATTAATACAAAAGAATGATGTCATGAAGATCATCCCAGGAGCAAAAGTAGCTTGTGACGGATTTGTTATCTGGGGCCAAAGTCATGTAAATGAGAGCATGATTACTGGAGAGTCTGGGCCTGTGGCAAAGAGGAAAGGTGACATGGTTATTGGAGGGACTCTAAACACAAACGGGGTGCTGCACATTAAGGCAACAAAGGTTGGGTCAGAGAGTGCCCTAGCTCAAATTGTCCGGCTTGTTGAATCAGCACAAATGGCAAAAGCTCCGGTCCAAAAATTTGCTGATCGTATTTCCAAATACTTTGTGCCTTTA GTTataattctttcattttctaCATGGCTCGCCTGGTTTTTATCTGGGAAATTAAATGGATACCCCAAATCTTGGATTCCTTCTTCCATGGATAGCTTTCAGCTAGCACTCCAGTTTGGCATTTCTGTCATGGTCATAGCCTGTCCATGTGCACTTGGCCTTGCTACACCAACAGCTGTTATGGTTGGTACTGGAGTTGGTGCTTCTCAAGGCGTCCTAATTAAAGGTGGCCAGGCATTAGAAAGCACTCACAAG GTGAACTATATAGTTTTTGACAAAACGGGAACTCTGACGGTTGGAAAGCCGGTGGTTGTCAACACAAAGCTTTTGAAACATATGGTTCTCTGGGACTTTTATGAGTTGGTTGCAGCTGCTGAG GTAAACAGCGAACACCCATTGGCCAAAGCAATTGTTGAGTATGCCAAAAAATTCAAACAAGATGAAGAGAATCCTGTTTGGCCAGAAGCCCTGAACTTTGAATCCATTACTGGACATGGCGTGAAGGCTGTTGTGAGAAACAAAGAAGTTATTGTGGGAAATAAGAGCATGATGGTGGATCATCAGGTCCATATTTCACTTGATGCCGAAGAAATATTAGCAGAGACTGAAGGGTTGGCTCAAACTGGAATTCTTGTGTCTATCGATAAGGAGCTAGTTGGAATTCTTGCCATATCTGATCCATTAAAACCTGGGGCTCGTGATGTCATTTCCATTCTGAAGTCTATGAAAGTCAGGAGTATAGTAGTGACAGGTGATAACTGGGGAACTGCAAAAGCAATTGCCAAAGAAGTTGGCATAGATACTGTCATTGCAGAAGCGAAACCTGAGCATAAAACAGAGAAAGTGAAGGAACTACAG GCTTCAGGAAATGTTGTGGCAATGGTCGGAGACGGAATCAATGACTCACCGGCTCTCATAGCTGCAGATGTTGGGATGGCAATTGGTGCAGGCACCGACATTGCGGTCGAGGCTGCTGACATTGTTCTCATGAAGAGCAATTTGGAGGATGTTGTAACGGCGATACACCTTTCAAGAAAAACCTTTTTTAGAATACGTCTTAACTATCTTTGGGCTTTAGGATACAACGTGCTCGGCATCCCAATTGCTGCAGGTGCACTTTTCCCTTTAACCAGATTCCGGTTGCCGCCGTGGATTGCTGGAGCAGCAATGGCAGCTTCTTCGGTTAGTGTTGTTTGTAGCTCTCTTTTACTGAAGAATTACAAGAGACCTAAGGTGTTGGATACTCTTGAAATAAGAGGGATCACTGTTGCGTAG